One region of Nitrospinaceae bacterium genomic DNA includes:
- a CDS encoding HNH endonuclease: protein MFESIKILVLNYSYEPLQFCTAKRGLIMVLSGRAENLESNGYVVRSPSISYPLPAVIRTLKMIRRNRKRGVSFSKKNILRRDNYTCQYCGHSGSSSLTVDHVHPKSRGGGTNWTNVVVACKPCNLKKGNQTLVETGMKLISRPSQPDFLFSHFSVPQSPESFVEIWQKYLPAKIFKKSLIH, encoded by the coding sequence ATGTTTGAATCGATCAAAATACTGGTTCTCAATTATTCCTACGAACCTCTGCAATTTTGCACCGCTAAGCGCGGCCTCATCATGGTTTTGAGCGGTAGAGCTGAAAACCTTGAAAGCAATGGCTATGTCGTTCGGTCGCCTTCGATAAGTTACCCTCTGCCTGCGGTCATTCGCACTTTGAAAATGATCCGCCGGAATCGGAAAAGAGGGGTTTCTTTCAGCAAAAAGAACATTTTAAGACGGGACAACTACACCTGCCAATATTGTGGACACTCCGGCAGTAGTTCCCTCACTGTGGATCATGTCCACCCTAAATCCCGTGGCGGCGGGACCAACTGGACCAATGTGGTGGTCGCCTGCAAACCCTGCAACTTAAAAAAAGGCAACCAGACCTTGGTTGAAACCGGAATGAAGCTGATCAGCCGCCCCTCGCAACCCGATTTCCTGTTTTCTCATTTCAGCGTTCCCCAAAGCCCGGAATCGTTTGTCGAAATATGGCAAAAATACCTGCCGGCCAAAATTTTTAAAAAATCCCTCATTCACTGA
- a CDS encoding FAD-linked oxidase, with product MIRKNDPQTIAPYLKDASNYSGGCADEVIIPETTEELIRFLKNDDRPVTVAGAGTGLTASRIPKEGVIVSLEKFNIIGDIEDSAIDVGPAVTLKDLQDHLASTAFFYPPNPTETWASIGGTTATNASGSRSYKLGVTRDYVLEADIVLANGKTVTLKRGQSISKPLVLEDRTEIHFPKTNYRSPQFKNAAGYYVQPGMDWLDLFIGSDGTLGLFTRIRLKLLPRPEEFVSGVLFFDSEEACWELVETIRSLKECSISPCALEYFDSRSLKKLKPGHPNIPDGARSALFFEQDVLKKQNYDFVLEAWFEFLEKHNVALDDSWFAQNEKDRQKFHDFRHDIPVLINEENSRLGRVKIGTDMAVADAHFMEMMHFYRRELSESGLEFVMFGHLGDNHLHINLLPGPEELERAKSTYDRLVDQILEWKGTVSAEHGVGKLKKAYFAKMVGPDVLKELRTIKAALDPEGRLGIGNIL from the coding sequence ATGATTCGAAAAAACGACCCACAGACAATCGCTCCTTATTTGAAGGACGCGTCCAATTATTCCGGAGGCTGTGCCGACGAAGTCATTATTCCGGAAACCACCGAGGAACTGATCCGGTTTCTTAAGAATGATGACCGTCCGGTAACCGTTGCCGGCGCCGGAACCGGCCTGACGGCATCCCGGATTCCCAAGGAAGGAGTCATCGTATCGCTTGAGAAATTCAATATCATCGGAGACATTGAAGATTCCGCGATTGATGTCGGCCCGGCCGTCACTCTCAAAGACCTGCAGGACCATTTAGCATCCACTGCTTTTTTTTACCCGCCTAATCCTACGGAAACCTGGGCTTCCATCGGCGGAACCACGGCCACCAACGCGTCAGGTTCCAGAAGCTATAAACTGGGCGTGACCCGCGATTATGTGCTGGAGGCGGACATCGTTCTGGCGAATGGAAAAACGGTGACCTTAAAGCGCGGCCAATCCATTTCCAAACCCCTCGTATTGGAAGATAGGACTGAAATTCACTTCCCAAAAACGAATTATAGAAGCCCGCAATTTAAAAATGCCGCCGGGTATTACGTCCAACCCGGAATGGACTGGCTGGACCTTTTCATTGGCTCGGACGGTACCTTAGGGCTGTTCACACGGATTCGCTTGAAACTCCTTCCCCGGCCTGAGGAGTTCGTCAGCGGCGTCCTGTTTTTCGACAGCGAGGAGGCCTGCTGGGAACTGGTGGAAACCATTCGCTCACTGAAAGAGTGTTCCATTTCTCCCTGCGCTCTGGAATACTTCGACTCGCGCTCCCTCAAGAAACTCAAACCCGGCCATCCGAACATTCCTGATGGCGCCCGGTCCGCTCTTTTCTTTGAGCAGGACGTTTTAAAAAAACAGAACTACGATTTCGTCCTGGAAGCCTGGTTCGAGTTTCTGGAAAAACATAATGTGGCGCTGGACGACTCCTGGTTTGCTCAAAATGAAAAAGACCGGCAAAAATTCCACGATTTCCGCCACGACATTCCGGTGCTCATCAATGAAGAAAACAGCCGCTTGGGACGGGTGAAAATCGGAACCGATATGGCGGTGGCCGATGCCCATTTCATGGAGATGATGCATTTTTACCGCAGAGAACTGTCCGAGAGCGGACTGGAATTTGTCATGTTCGGGCATCTGGGAGACAATCACCTGCACATCAATCTCCTGCCAGGGCCTGAAGAACTGGAGCGGGCAAAATCCACCTACGACCGTCTGGTGGATCAAATTTTAGAGTGGAAGGGCACGGTTTCCGCGGAACACGGGGTGGGAAAACTGAAAAAAGCCTATTTCGCCAAAATGGTTGGCCCTGATGTTCTGAAAGAGTTGAGAACCATTAAAGCCGCTTTGGATCCCGAAGGCCGCCTGGGAATCGGAAATATTCTCTGA
- a CDS encoding toluene tolerance protein, giving the protein MNSIRRNFIFTLSLTALFVFVLPNAIVAAEKEITHALKRTIKQVVEIVYDDDLKRNPDTRRVLLQRAINQQFNFNQMGARALAENWNARSAKERRAFILRFRNLLERSYVQRIESYEGGKIRFTDEVVKGKYAIVKTRIEMKRKSIDFDYKMIRENGQWKVYDILDQGVSIIRNYRHQLASTLKNESFSDLLKKMDKSKEGGHSVQVAWRTGSY; this is encoded by the coding sequence ATGAACTCAATACGAAGAAATTTCATTTTTACCCTGAGTCTGACGGCATTATTTGTTTTTGTATTGCCCAACGCCATTGTGGCCGCGGAAAAGGAAATCACTCATGCGCTCAAGAGAACGATCAAACAGGTCGTCGAAATCGTCTATGACGATGATTTGAAACGGAACCCGGATACTCGTCGAGTGCTCCTTCAAAGAGCCATCAACCAACAGTTTAACTTTAATCAAATGGGCGCTCGCGCCCTGGCGGAAAACTGGAATGCCAGAAGCGCCAAAGAACGACGGGCGTTCATCCTGCGGTTCAGGAACCTTCTGGAGCGATCCTATGTTCAGAGAATAGAATCGTATGAAGGCGGCAAAATCCGTTTCACCGACGAAGTGGTTAAGGGAAAATACGCGATCGTTAAAACCAGGATCGAGATGAAACGAAAATCCATCGATTTCGATTACAAAATGATTCGGGAAAACGGCCAATGGAAGGTGTATGACATTCTGGACCAGGGAGTCAGCATCATTCGCAATTACCGCCATCAGCTGGCTAGCACACTAAAGAATGAATCCTTCAGCGACCTATTGAAAAAAATGGATAAGTCGAAGGAGGGAGGGCATTCCGTTCAGGTGGCCTGGAGAACCGGTTCCTATTGA
- a CDS encoding SAM-dependent methyltransferase → MSNVQQHYETLLADHYTWMFGMPFKDKVAEQAELLSEAGIKVPGVAVDLGCGSGFQSVALAKMGADKVYAIDTSEKLLSELNGHSNGPAIKTICGNLLDFPSLVPEKPDTIVCMGDTLTHLPTCEAVSELFRRVSSVLSNCGRFVLSYRDLTNSPSGLDRFILLNSSRDKIMSCFLERFDDVVRVHDLIYIRGEGEWKLLKSAYPKLILPLNEIKQELNDRGLKLYFEKNQRGMNILALQRE, encoded by the coding sequence ATGTCGAATGTTCAACAACATTATGAAACTCTTCTCGCCGATCATTACACTTGGATGTTCGGCATGCCTTTCAAGGACAAGGTCGCCGAACAAGCGGAATTACTGAGCGAGGCCGGGATAAAAGTTCCCGGAGTGGCGGTCGATCTCGGTTGCGGCTCCGGGTTTCAGAGCGTTGCATTAGCAAAAATGGGCGCTGATAAAGTCTATGCCATCGACACCAGCGAAAAACTTCTGAGCGAACTCAACGGCCACTCCAACGGTCCAGCGATTAAGACGATTTGCGGCAATCTTTTGGACTTCCCGTCATTGGTGCCCGAAAAACCCGACACGATCGTATGCATGGGAGACACCCTGACGCATCTTCCCACCTGTGAGGCGGTTTCCGAATTGTTCCGGCGCGTTTCGAGCGTCCTTTCGAACTGCGGGCGTTTCGTGCTCAGTTACCGCGATCTAACAAACTCACCATCCGGACTGGACAGGTTTATTTTGCTCAACAGTTCACGCGATAAAATCATGAGCTGTTTTCTGGAACGGTTTGATGACGTCGTCAGAGTTCACGATCTCATATATATTCGCGGGGAAGGCGAATGGAAACTCCTGAAGAGCGCTTATCCGAAGCTCATTCTGCCATTGAATGAAATCAAGCAGGAGTTGAACGATCGAGGATTGAAGCTCTATTTTGAAAAAAATCAACGTGGAATGAACATCCTCGCCCTGCAACGTGAATGA